From a region of the Ovis aries strain OAR_USU_Benz2616 breed Rambouillet chromosome 10, ARS-UI_Ramb_v3.0, whole genome shotgun sequence genome:
- the LOC101116843 gene encoding acyl carrier protein, mitochondrial produces the protein MAARVLCACVRRLPTAFAPLPRLPTLAAARPLSTTLFAAETRTRPGAPLPALVLAQVPGRVTPLCRQYSDAPPLTLEGIKDRVLYVLKLYDKIDPEKLSVNSHFMKDLGLDSLDQVEIIMAMEDEFGFEIPDIDAEKLMCPQEIVDYIADKKDVYE, from the coding sequence ATGGCGGCTCGTGTCCTTTGCGCCTGTGTCCGCCGACTTCCCACGGCCTTCGCGCCGCTGCCCAGGCTCCCCACGCTAGCTGCGGCCCGGCCGCTCAGCACTACCCTTTTCGCCGCGGAGACCCGGACGAGGCCTGGGGCTCCGCTGCCGGCCTTGGTGCTCGCGCAGGTTCCAGGCAGAGTTACACCGCTGTGCCGCCAGTATAGCGACGCACCGCCTTTGACATTGGAGGGAATCAAGGACCGTGTTCTTTACGTCTTGAAACTCTATGACAAGATTGACCCAGAAAAGCTTTCAGTAAATTCCCATTTTATGAAAGACCTGGGCTTAGACAGTTTGGACCAAGTGGAGATTATCATGGCCATGGAGGACGAATTTGGGTTTGAGATTCCTGATATAGATGCGGAGAAGTTAATGTGCCCACAAGAAATTGTAGATTACATTGCAGATAAGAAGGATGTATATGAATAA